One genomic region from Candidatus Amarolinea dominans encodes:
- a CDS encoding SMC family ATPase, producing MIPTKLRLHNFMSYADAPALDLRGIHLACLAGENGHGKSALLDAITWALWGKARARNDNDLIRQGEGEMEVEIEFELYSNLYRVLRKRSGKGAGRTVLELQVRAADGFRVLTETSVRATEARIVQLLRMDYETFVNSAYLQQGKADVFTTMPPASRKAILAQILGLDAYEEFEARAKELLKDAERQADAAQAQLGEIERELARLPEIEALAQTAQGQVADLALRLRTAEAMQRATEEQRQVRVSAQRELDDLARRLAQVKQDMDGTQRDLAGRRGRLDAFERLLAQPEEIEQGYAALQAARQAEAGWQQRALDHARRRAASSELEATIARARGEIESRQRVAQARLADLQTRRERAASAQQMLQQAQADLARLDGLQVERAAAEAAQREAGEERARLEQVNKQLKQEMDALKERLDDLEKAEANCPLCRQPLSSHDHQRVLAEFRTQGLALGDQHRANVNSSKTLHERQRQLQEQVARLDIALRQRPAWERQKAQAETTIAEATQAQAEAVQQEQTLAQLAQQLTQRDYASASQVELAALQAEMAAVVYDAASHAATTQQVAALAGWEPRWRELARAREEHAGLAAQVGELEQRLARWQAAAAADQERADALREAVAELPGIHAQLRQQGAEIKALESQLERAQQNLGAARQQIETCRRQAVRQVELTERRQKLNEERAIYDELKLAFGKKGVPAMIIEAAIPEIEEEANRLLGRMTDQRMSVQFQSQRDTKKGDTIETLDIIIRDELGVRPYEMYSGGEAFRTNLAIRIALSKLLARRAGARLQTLIIDEGFGTQDTAGRERLVEAITSIQQDFERILVVTHIEELKDQFPVRINVVKGPGGSSFSIS from the coding sequence ATGATCCCAACCAAACTTCGTTTGCACAACTTCATGTCCTACGCCGACGCCCCTGCGCTCGATCTGCGGGGCATTCACCTGGCCTGCCTGGCCGGTGAAAACGGTCACGGCAAATCCGCCCTGCTCGACGCGATCACCTGGGCGCTGTGGGGCAAGGCGCGTGCCCGCAACGACAACGACCTCATTCGTCAGGGTGAAGGCGAGATGGAGGTCGAAATCGAGTTCGAGCTGTACAGCAATCTCTACCGTGTGCTGCGTAAACGCAGCGGCAAGGGCGCCGGGCGCACTGTGCTCGAACTGCAGGTGCGCGCGGCCGATGGCTTCCGTGTGCTGACAGAGACCTCGGTGCGCGCGACGGAGGCGCGTATCGTGCAGCTTCTGCGCATGGATTACGAGACGTTCGTCAACTCGGCCTATTTGCAGCAGGGCAAGGCCGATGTGTTCACCACCATGCCGCCGGCCAGTCGCAAGGCGATCCTGGCGCAGATCCTGGGGCTGGATGCGTATGAGGAGTTCGAGGCGCGGGCCAAGGAGCTTCTCAAGGATGCCGAGCGCCAGGCCGATGCGGCGCAGGCGCAGTTGGGCGAAATCGAGCGCGAGCTGGCCCGGCTGCCAGAGATCGAGGCGTTGGCGCAGACCGCGCAGGGCCAGGTGGCCGATCTGGCGCTCAGGCTGCGCACGGCCGAGGCTATGCAGCGCGCCACGGAGGAACAGCGCCAGGTGCGCGTCAGTGCGCAGCGTGAGCTGGACGATCTGGCGCGGCGCCTGGCCCAGGTGAAGCAGGACATGGACGGCACGCAGCGCGACCTCGCCGGCCGGCGCGGCCGCCTGGATGCGTTCGAGCGCCTGCTGGCCCAGCCGGAGGAGATCGAGCAGGGCTATGCGGCGCTACAGGCTGCGCGCCAGGCGGAGGCGGGCTGGCAGCAGCGGGCTTTGGATCATGCCCGGCGCCGCGCGGCCAGCAGTGAGCTGGAAGCGACGATTGCCCGGGCGCGCGGCGAAATCGAGTCGCGCCAGCGCGTGGCCCAGGCGCGCCTGGCAGACTTGCAGACGCGCCGCGAACGGGCAGCCAGCGCCCAGCAGATGCTGCAGCAGGCGCAGGCCGATTTGGCGCGGCTGGATGGTCTGCAGGTAGAACGTGCCGCGGCCGAGGCAGCCCAGCGTGAAGCCGGCGAGGAGCGCGCCCGCCTGGAGCAGGTCAACAAACAGCTCAAGCAGGAGATGGATGCGCTCAAGGAGCGCCTGGATGACCTGGAAAAGGCCGAGGCCAACTGCCCACTCTGCCGCCAGCCCTTGAGCAGCCACGATCACCAGCGCGTGCTGGCCGAATTCCGGACGCAGGGCCTGGCGTTGGGCGACCAGCATCGGGCCAACGTGAACAGCAGTAAGACCCTGCACGAACGGCAACGCCAGTTGCAAGAGCAGGTTGCGCGCCTGGACATCGCGCTGCGGCAGCGGCCGGCGTGGGAACGGCAGAAGGCGCAGGCTGAAACCACCATCGCCGAAGCGACCCAGGCCCAGGCTGAGGCGGTACAGCAGGAGCAGACGCTGGCTCAACTCGCCCAACAACTGACGCAGCGCGACTACGCCAGCGCCAGCCAGGTTGAGCTGGCCGCACTTCAGGCGGAGATGGCCGCGGTCGTTTACGATGCGGCCAGCCACGCGGCGACCACCCAACAGGTGGCCGCGCTGGCGGGCTGGGAACCGCGCTGGCGTGAGCTGGCGCGGGCGCGGGAGGAACATGCCGGCCTGGCCGCCCAGGTGGGCGAGTTGGAACAGCGCCTGGCGCGCTGGCAGGCCGCGGCCGCGGCCGATCAGGAACGGGCAGACGCGCTGCGCGAGGCCGTGGCTGAGCTGCCGGGCATCCACGCGCAGTTGCGGCAGCAGGGCGCGGAGATCAAAGCGTTGGAGAGCCAGTTGGAGCGCGCGCAGCAGAACCTGGGCGCGGCGCGTCAGCAGATCGAAACCTGCCGGCGCCAGGCCGTGCGCCAGGTTGAGCTGACCGAGCGTCGCCAAAAGCTGAACGAAGAGCGGGCCATTTACGACGAATTGAAGCTGGCCTTTGGCAAGAAGGGCGTGCCCGCGATGATCATCGAGGCGGCCATTCCTGAGATCGAAGAGGAGGCCAATCGCCTGCTGGGCCGCATGACCGATCAACGCATGAGCGTTCAGTTCCAGTCGCAGCGCGACACCAAGAAGGGCGACACCATCGAAACCCTGGACATCATCATCAGGGATGAACTGGGCGTGCGGCCCTATGAGATGTACAGCGGCGGCGAGGCTTTCCGCACCAACCTGGCGATTCGCATCGCCCTGAGCAAACTGCTGGCCCGGCGCGCCGGCGCGCGGCTGCAAACGCTGATCATTGACGAAGGCTTTGGCACCCAGGACACCGCCGGCCGCGAGCGCCTGGTGGAGGCCATCACCTCCATCCAACAGGACTTCGAGCGCATCCTCGTCGTCACCCACATCGAAGAGCTGAAAGACCAGTTCCCCGTGCGCATCAACGTCGTCAAAGGGCCGGGAGGGTCGAGCTTTTCGATTAGCTGA
- a CDS encoding quinate 5-dehydrogenase, whose amino-acid sequence MKHAVSISLGSSTRDKTVEIELLGEQVRIERRGCDGDERKAQRLFTELDGKVDAFGVGGVELYLRLEDREYPLRSGLSLIRNVHKTPAVDGRGLKHTMEKRVMQMAEPLLETPILDRRAFMTLAVDRYGMAQSLASAGFEVVFGDLMFGVGLPIPVRGLPALRRLARVLMPIMGLLPISVLYPTGSSQEKITPKFESWYQWGSVVAGDFLYIKRHLPERLPGKIIVTNTTTAADVELLRQRGIAYLITSTPRIEGRSFGTNMMEAALTAVAGKGRVLTTAELEDMIAAAGWQPSVQKIN is encoded by the coding sequence ATGAAACACGCGGTTTCGATCAGTCTGGGCAGTTCAACACGGGATAAAACGGTTGAGATCGAGCTGTTGGGCGAGCAGGTGCGCATCGAGCGCCGCGGCTGTGACGGCGATGAGCGTAAGGCGCAGCGCCTCTTCACCGAACTCGACGGCAAGGTGGACGCGTTTGGCGTCGGCGGCGTCGAGCTTTACCTGCGCCTGGAAGATCGAGAGTACCCGCTGCGCTCTGGCCTGAGCCTGATCAGGAATGTGCATAAGACCCCAGCCGTAGACGGTCGCGGCCTCAAGCATACGATGGAGAAGCGCGTCATGCAGATGGCCGAGCCGCTGCTGGAGACGCCCATCCTCGACCGCCGCGCGTTCATGACGCTGGCGGTGGATCGCTACGGCATGGCGCAGTCGCTGGCCAGCGCCGGTTTCGAGGTGGTTTTCGGCGATCTGATGTTCGGCGTCGGGCTGCCCATCCCGGTGCGCGGCCTGCCCGCGCTGCGCCGCCTGGCGCGGGTGCTGATGCCGATCATGGGCCTGCTGCCGATCAGTGTACTTTATCCGACCGGCAGTTCGCAAGAAAAGATCACGCCCAAATTCGAGTCGTGGTATCAATGGGGCAGCGTGGTGGCCGGCGATTTTCTGTACATCAAGCGCCACCTGCCGGAGCGCCTGCCGGGCAAGATCATCGTTACCAACACCACGACCGCGGCCGACGTGGAACTGCTGCGCCAGCGCGGCATCGCCTATTTGATCACCAGCACCCCGCGCATCGAAGGCCGCTCTTTTGGCACCAACATGATGGAAGCCGCGCTGACCGCCGTAGCCGGCAAGGGGCGTGTCCTCACCACGGCCGAACTGGAGGACATGATCGCCGCCGCCGGCTGGCAGCCAAGTGTGCAGAAAATAAATTAA
- a CDS encoding ABC transporter ATP-binding protein, producing the protein MSEIRIENVTKRFGKFLAVNDISLTVADREFMVLLGPSGCGKTTLLRAIAGLGMADEGRISIGGRDVTYLPARERGISMVFQSYAIFPHMNVFDNIAFGLKMQKLDKAEIENRVRRAAGLLHIEGMLDRFPSKMSGGQRQRVAVARAIAMQSQVLLMDEPLSNLDALLRLEMRAELKRLLAELGATTIYVTHDQIEAMSMGDRIAVMRDGIIEQVDFPTTVYDRPANQFIGGFIGTPPMNFLTGQVQRQDGRTVVRIGDFSLTCSPAMAPILSAYDGKPILAGIRAENMETRASPAEDALRATVLVVEPLGSQNLLTVAFGGHRIKVSTHPSFQTHADAEVWLRFPTDNIRWIDPETKRALYPK; encoded by the coding sequence ATGTCTGAGATCAGAATCGAGAATGTCACCAAGCGGTTCGGCAAGTTCCTGGCAGTGAACGATATTTCGCTCACCGTGGCGGACCGCGAGTTCATGGTGCTGCTTGGCCCCAGCGGCTGCGGCAAGACCACCCTGCTGCGCGCCATTGCGGGGCTGGGCATGGCCGACGAAGGGCGCATCAGCATCGGCGGCCGCGATGTGACCTACCTGCCCGCGCGTGAGCGGGGCATCTCCATGGTATTCCAGAGCTACGCCATCTTCCCGCACATGAATGTGTTCGACAACATCGCCTTTGGCCTAAAGATGCAAAAGCTGGACAAGGCCGAAATCGAAAACCGTGTGCGCCGCGCGGCCGGACTGCTGCACATCGAGGGGATGCTCGATCGCTTTCCCTCCAAGATGAGCGGCGGCCAGCGCCAGCGCGTCGCGGTGGCGCGCGCCATTGCCATGCAGTCGCAGGTGCTGCTGATGGACGAGCCGCTGAGCAACCTGGACGCGCTGCTGCGCCTGGAGATGCGGGCCGAACTGAAGCGGCTGCTGGCCGAACTGGGCGCCACCACCATCTACGTCACCCACGACCAGATCGAGGCGATGAGCATGGGAGATCGCATCGCGGTCATGCGTGACGGCATCATCGAGCAGGTGGACTTTCCCACCACCGTGTACGACCGTCCGGCGAACCAGTTCATCGGCGGTTTCATCGGCACGCCGCCCATGAACTTCCTGACGGGCCAGGTGCAACGCCAGGACGGCCGCACCGTGGTGCGCATCGGCGACTTCAGCCTGACCTGCAGCCCGGCCATGGCGCCAATCCTCTCCGCCTACGACGGCAAGCCGATCCTGGCGGGAATCCGCGCGGAGAACATGGAGACGCGAGCCAGCCCGGCCGAAGATGCGCTGCGGGCCACCGTCCTGGTCGTAGAACCATTGGGTTCCCAGAACCTGCTGACCGTCGCCTTTGGCGGGCATCGCATCAAGGTGTCCACCCATCCGAGCTTCCAAACGCACGCCGACGCCGAAGTCTGGCTGCGCTTCCCGACCGACAACATCCGCTGGATTGACCCGGAAACGAAAAGGGCACTGTACCCGAAATAA
- a CDS encoding sugar phosphorylase codes for MSDPNIRIVRWLSLLYGEETAAQVWPALAGRMDEFRRQRSQRPARSQAPLTERDAILITYADQFREADRPPLQTLAAFLSDHLAGAISGVHLLPCFPSSSDDGFSVVDYRQIAPELGDWDDVTAIGERGRLMFDFVANHISQHSAWFQAYRRGEAPYRDFFIEADPAADLSQVVRPRALPLLTPVTGETRPQPALAPAVVTRHVWTTFSADQIDLNYANPQVLLEMTDVLLHYVAHGAEIIRLDAIAYLWKTIGAPCIHLPQTHAVVKLWRAVLDAVAPGVLLITETNVPHADNISYFGAPLAGTAATDEAQMVYNFSLAPLTLHALQTGDAGRLSHWAATLKPPAPGAAFFNFIASHDGIGVLPARGILGDAEVQGLVARTLAHGGRASVKANPDGSTSVYELNITLYDFLNDPAAPDAHLDAPRFLASQAILLSLAGVPGIYAHSLFGSRNCHDCFAETGRARSLNRRKFDRPALEAILADPARHERRVFDGLRRLLRLRRAEPAFHPAADQQVHDLGPAVFAVLRTPPGAGRPVLCLVNVSSQPQTIPAPRAIPGLHRAGAIHDLIEETAPGRSSYRTSGLPGPLVGCQPRLKTQTESHLGHIMTRLAGSWPWWMRRPRQISTRR; via the coding sequence ATGAGCGATCCCAACATCCGCATCGTCCGTTGGCTCTCCCTTCTCTACGGCGAGGAAACCGCGGCCCAGGTCTGGCCGGCATTGGCCGGCCGCATGGACGAGTTCCGTCGGCAGCGCAGCCAGCGTCCGGCGCGCAGCCAGGCGCCGCTGACCGAGCGCGACGCCATCCTTATCACCTACGCGGACCAGTTTCGTGAAGCGGACCGCCCTCCTCTGCAGACGCTGGCCGCCTTTCTCTCTGACCACCTGGCCGGCGCCATCAGCGGGGTGCATCTCCTGCCCTGCTTTCCCTCGTCGTCCGATGACGGCTTCTCCGTGGTTGACTACCGGCAGATTGCGCCTGAGCTGGGCGACTGGGACGATGTGACCGCCATCGGTGAACGCGGCCGCCTGATGTTCGATTTCGTCGCCAATCACATCTCGCAGCACAGCGCCTGGTTTCAGGCCTACCGGCGGGGCGAGGCGCCCTACCGCGACTTCTTCATCGAGGCCGACCCCGCGGCCGATTTGTCCCAGGTCGTGCGGCCGCGCGCACTGCCGCTGCTGACGCCGGTCACAGGTGAGACCAGGCCCCAACCCGCCCTGGCGCCCGCCGTTGTCACGCGCCACGTCTGGACCACCTTCAGCGCGGATCAGATTGACCTCAACTACGCCAACCCGCAGGTGCTGCTGGAGATGACCGACGTGCTCCTGCACTACGTGGCGCACGGCGCGGAGATCATCCGCCTGGATGCCATCGCCTACCTTTGGAAAACGATCGGCGCCCCCTGCATCCACCTGCCGCAGACGCATGCCGTGGTCAAGCTGTGGCGGGCCGTGCTGGACGCGGTCGCGCCGGGCGTCCTGTTGATCACCGAAACCAACGTGCCGCACGCGGACAACATCAGCTACTTCGGCGCGCCCCTGGCCGGGACGGCCGCGACCGATGAGGCGCAGATGGTCTACAATTTTTCACTGGCGCCGCTGACGCTGCACGCCCTGCAAACCGGCGACGCCGGCCGCCTGTCGCACTGGGCGGCCACGCTGAAACCCCCTGCGCCGGGCGCCGCCTTCTTCAATTTCATCGCCTCCCATGATGGCATCGGCGTGCTGCCCGCGCGCGGCATCCTGGGCGACGCCGAGGTGCAGGGGCTGGTGGCGCGCACCCTGGCTCACGGCGGCCGCGCCTCGGTCAAGGCCAACCCGGACGGCTCGACCAGCGTGTACGAACTGAACATCACGCTGTACGACTTCCTGAACGACCCTGCGGCGCCGGATGCGCATCTCGACGCGCCGCGCTTCCTGGCCTCACAAGCCATCCTGCTGTCGCTGGCCGGCGTACCTGGGATTTACGCCCACAGCCTCTTCGGCTCCCGCAACTGCCATGACTGCTTTGCCGAAACCGGCCGGGCGCGCTCCCTCAACCGCCGCAAGTTCGACCGGCCTGCCCTGGAAGCCATCCTGGCCGATCCTGCCCGGCATGAGCGCCGCGTCTTCGACGGCCTGCGCCGGCTGCTGCGGCTGCGCCGGGCCGAGCCGGCCTTTCACCCGGCCGCAGACCAACAGGTACACGACCTGGGACCGGCGGTCTTCGCAGTGCTGCGCACACCGCCTGGCGCGGGCAGGCCGGTGCTGTGCCTGGTCAACGTCTCCTCTCAGCCGCAGACTATTCCTGCGCCGCGAGCCATCCCCGGTCTGCACCGCGCCGGGGCCATTCACGACTTGATCGAGGAGACCGCGCCAGGGCGCAGCAGTTATCGAACTAGCGGCCTACCAGGCCCGCTGGTTGGTTGCCAGCCTCGACTGAAAACACAAACAGAGTCACACCTGGGCCACATCATGACCCGCCTCGCAGGCTCCTGGCCCTGGTGGATGCGCCGTCCGCGCCAGATTTCGACGAGGCGCTGA
- a CDS encoding DUF3696 domain-containing protein: MSGLQRLRPERRLLHHWGRRIQTEGDGFGNITNWPQDFFGDEFGELAAMAEAEMRRQQAEEATQTA; encoded by the coding sequence ATCTCTGGGCTGCAGAGACTACGCCCTGAACGGCGTCTACTTCACCACTGGGGACGGCGCATCCAGACGGAGGGCGACGGGTTCGGCAACATCACCAACTGGCCGCAGGACTTCTTTGGGGATGAGTTTGGCGAGTTGGCCGCGATGGCAGAAGCCGAGATGCGACGCCAGCAGGCAGAAGAGGCCACGCAAACGGCATGA
- a CDS encoding glycosyltransferase family 4 protein, with product MNIAFISTRIAGTDGVSLEIAKLATILRRLGHDYCFCAGELDADAAPGQLVPEMHFAHPEARWIHDHSFGATEAAPGLEERIAAQAARLTAALARFVEEQRVDMLFVQNALAIPMHVALGVALTDFIAATGIPTLAHNHDLAWERPRFTVNCIPGILARCFPPVLPSLRHLVINSLAQQALAARKGVEAVLLPNIFDFETAAPAMTPANADLRATLGLGSDHLLILQPTRVISRKGIELAIELVRRLRATQPRSRLLGKEPVLVISHHAGDEGFGYLEQLRAQAARAGVPMIYAAQHFSPQAEATAGRFTLWDAYVHANFVTYPSLIEGFGNALLETLYFRLPALVNRYPVYAADIAPLGFDLVEIDAAADPANLAAITSETVEAVVEAIMDPVRRRRMVEWNYHLARQHFSFEAVTPLLASLIR from the coding sequence ATGAACATCGCCTTCATCTCGACCCGCATCGCCGGAACCGACGGCGTCTCGCTGGAAATCGCCAAGCTGGCGACGATTCTGCGGCGCCTGGGGCACGACTACTGCTTCTGCGCGGGTGAGCTGGACGCCGACGCCGCGCCCGGACAGCTCGTGCCAGAAATGCACTTTGCCCATCCGGAGGCGCGCTGGATTCACGATCACAGCTTTGGCGCAACCGAGGCCGCGCCTGGCCTCGAAGAGCGCATCGCGGCCCAGGCGGCCCGGCTGACCGCGGCCCTGGCGCGCTTCGTCGAAGAACAGCGCGTGGACATGCTGTTCGTGCAGAACGCGCTCGCCATCCCCATGCACGTGGCGCTGGGCGTCGCGCTGACCGATTTCATCGCCGCAACCGGCATCCCCACCCTGGCCCACAACCACGACCTGGCCTGGGAACGACCGCGTTTCACCGTCAACTGCATCCCCGGCATCCTGGCGCGCTGCTTCCCCCCGGTTCTGCCCTCGCTGCGGCACCTGGTCATCAACTCGCTGGCGCAGCAGGCCCTGGCCGCACGCAAGGGCGTCGAGGCTGTGCTGCTGCCCAACATCTTCGACTTCGAAACCGCCGCGCCGGCCATGACGCCGGCCAACGCCGACCTGCGCGCCACGCTCGGCCTGGGCAGCGACCACCTGCTGATCCTGCAGCCCACGCGCGTCATCAGCCGCAAGGGCATCGAGCTGGCGATCGAACTGGTGCGGCGGCTGCGCGCAACGCAGCCGCGCTCGCGGCTGTTGGGCAAAGAGCCGGTGCTGGTCATCAGTCACCACGCGGGCGATGAGGGTTTCGGCTACCTGGAGCAACTGCGGGCGCAGGCGGCGCGGGCCGGCGTGCCCATGATCTACGCCGCGCAGCACTTCTCACCCCAGGCAGAGGCGACCGCTGGCCGCTTCACCTTGTGGGATGCCTACGTCCATGCCAATTTCGTCACCTACCCCAGCCTGATCGAAGGCTTCGGCAATGCCCTGCTCGAAACGCTCTACTTCCGCCTGCCGGCCCTGGTCAACCGCTACCCGGTCTACGCAGCCGACATCGCGCCCCTGGGCTTCGACCTGGTGGAAATTGATGCGGCCGCTGACCCCGCCAACCTGGCGGCCATCACCTCCGAGACGGTGGAGGCTGTCGTCGAGGCCATCATGGATCCCGTGCGGCGGCGGCGTATGGTAGAATGGAACTATCACCTGGCCCGCCAGCACTTTTCCTTCGAGGCCGTAACCCCGCTGCTGGCGTCGCTGATCCGGTGA
- a CDS encoding AAA family ATPase — protein MRYNICGGQQGEAGLGSVRSLPCIQFQVLGRHGGDALGADHRLVRGQQFRQDQYPAILAPAQADCGQQGSAACAPSRRRAVIDQPGLIPRKGGFAIGRRPFGMRLPGLSAQPSPRKVQATAPTDELSFSAAIRSVRAGELDVMHVERFAYRFRERALGLVPGYCLVAEGYPNQEELQAPGNLPAPDRFYGFPGGGGRPAGRCSISLPRPGRSAGAPGLITDVGFGVSQVLPVLVLCYYAPEGSILLLEQPEIHLHPAVQAGLADVFVEVMKERRIQIILEATRHLWAAETTP, from the coding sequence ATGAGGTATAATATATGCGGTGGCCAGCAAGGCGAGGCGGGTTTGGGTTCTGTCAGATCACTTCCCTGCATTCAATTTCAAGTCCTGGGCCGACACGGGGGAGATGCGCTTGGCGCCGATCACCGGCTTGTTCGGGGCCAACAGTTCAGGCAAGACCAGTATCCTGCAATTCTTGCTCCTGCTCAAGCAGACTGTGGACAGCAAGGATCGGCAGCGTGTGCTCCATCTAGGCGACGAGCGGTCATTGATCAGCCTGGGCTCATTCCACGAAAGGGGGGGTTCGCCATTGGCCGGCGTCCCTTCGGCATGCGCTTGCCGGGGCTATCCGCCCAGCCATCTCCGCGCAAGGTACAGGCAACCGCTCCCACCGACGAACTCAGCTTCAGCGCTGCCATTCGCTCGGTTCGCGCTGGAGAACTCGACGTGATGCATGTCGAACGTTTTGCCTATCGCTTTCGCGAGCGCGCCTTGGGCCTTGTTCCGGGTTATTGCCTGGTTGCCGAGGGGTATCCGAACCAGGAAGAACTGCAAGCGCCCGGTAATCTGCCTGCGCCGGATCGTTTCTATGGTTTTCCCGGGGGGGGGGGGCGGCCCGCTGGCCGGTGTTCGATTTCCCTCCCTCGCCCCGGGCGGTCGGCAGGGGCGCCGGGGTTGATCACCGATGTCGGTTTTGGAGTATCACAAGTCCTGCCAGTGCTTGTGCTGTGCTACTATGCGCCAGAAGGCTCTATCCTTCTGCTGGAACAGCCGGAGATCCATCTACATCCGGCCGTGCAAGCTGGCCTGGCTGATGTTTTCGTAGAAGTAATGAAGGAACGGCGCATTCAGATCATCCTCGAGGCCACGCGGCATCTCTGGGCTGCAGAGACTACGCCCTGA